A region of the Arachis hypogaea cultivar Tifrunner chromosome 15, arahy.Tifrunner.gnm2.J5K5, whole genome shotgun sequence genome:
catttatataatatattacgTTGAAGGGCTCTTAATATGTAACGAAATGGGTACTAACTACTAACTGGGAATATGAACAAGGTGTATGGTTTTCTCAATTCCATGCTTTCCTGAATCCTCAGTGCAATCTCAAGGCTACTGTTAGGGTGATGCTGTATATACATATTATGTAATAATGTTGTGAGTAGAATGGAATGGAATCTCCTTAAAAGGGTAGACTTTAAGATATGAGGATTTTGATTATTATGTTGTAAGCAGGTccccttatattttttattttgccttTGATCCTTGGAGTCAAGATGTGAAAGTTGTGCACTATAAATCTGAGATTGCCTTTCAATTTAGCACTTAATGCAAATGGTGCAACTTCTTCAGTGATATAATGTTGACAGAGAGCTTCTTTGTTCAACTGAAATGGAAGAAGTGTAACACAGTTATTGTAGAAAAAAAATCTCCATCACAACATATTTTAACTCTGAGAATAAACACGACGCATCAATGAGGATTCAGTGTAcaatagaacaagaaaaataaggattgttGTCTGCTGTGATGTAGTCTTGGCCTCCTGAGTCCCTATGAAAAGAACAATAATAGATGAATCCTATGACAGAACAATATAAAAGTTATGCAAATTTGAAGGTAGAGGCATGCACCATTCATTGAATTTTGATTAAAGAACAAAACATGTGGCTGATTTTACAAAGTTATTTTTTCCCATTTTTATGCAGAGTAAAGGCCAGCCCAACAGTATAATAGAGTGAAGGATGGCATGCATAACAGTGTTATTTGTGAACAAGAGAGGCAAGAGAATTAGAGAAAATGATTTCTATGTTGAGTGAATCTTAAGAATGTTAATACAGAgtttttctatttatatatgaGTGAGAGCTAACTACACTGGTCACCAACTTACTCTAACTTATGCTGACTACTCCTAACAGAATCATAACAAATTAATTCCTAGCAATAAGTTTAACACTACCAGCTTGGACAGCATTAAATTAAGAGCTATATACAACTATATTATCTAAAATGGAAACTCTCAGTTATGCAATAGCCTATTTTTTAAAgcaaatatttattttagttaaagtTGGATATTTGTTTGAGATTGGAGAATATAATTTTTGTTTATGGTGGATTCTCCTAAAAGAGTAGACATAAAGGATGTTATAATTGATTAGGCATCGTAACATTGTGTTTGTTCTATTCAAAACATGAAAGTTTTAATTGCATGAAGTTCTGTAGTAAGTTTAGTGACTTATAGATGTTTAAAGaaattctctttatttattttattaagagaaaaaagaggaaggaaaatTAGTATAAGAAAGTGATAATAACACTCTTCATTCTTGTTCTTGATTTTTTTCTTGGTGGCTTGAGTCCACAAGACGAGaataataatagaagaagcaatTAATTATGCAAGGTAGTAGTAGATATCTTTCAATGAAATTTCGAGGAAAAAATAAAACACGTTGACGCATAATTTTCAACGAGTTAACATCATAAAATATCACAGCATAAAAATCAGTCATTATATAAgaatataatttaatatcataaaaaaaattcttctacTATGATGagcttaattattttattgtaaaagatTTGATTACTTTAATAGCtaattatttagaaaaatatatgtaaaataatatgtataaatgtatacaaatacatcataaaaaattttgtatatctATGGATATTTTTGCAATGAAGAGGGCCCTTGGCCATGTGAGTTTTCATTTTCAGAAGGCAGAGGAGGCTAATTAATTGCCTTATCTTTGGTGTGTATTGCATAATAACATTATAGCCCTAAAAGTCCTTGATTGGACGTTGAgttcttaataaataataatggagGGTCCCATTCTTGGAGAAACTTACTCTTCATAGTTGTCTTTACAAAAGAAAGGGTGAAATGATTCCTAAAAATTTAGTAGGGATCTGTTGAAATCACAGTTGTGAATCATAGAGAGATTGTAAAAGACTATGAGTGAAGTGTATTGATGGTTTATCAGTAGCTAAGAAAAGAGgggaggttgaatcttagcccctttttcacttAGTAACTCTTGCTGTCCTTCAGAACACTTGGGGagatatttcttgtttttgtctcgtGCCTAGCCAAGAGacttttttgttttgtctcgtgaccagccaggagatatttttcagttatGTCTCCTATTTAGCAGaatcagaaatggagtagaagagagagaaaattacaccaagatatgtcctggttcagctgctaagtgcaatgtagcctacatccagtctccatcacaacaatgatggaatttcactataatcatctttgattacaaacaccaattctccctaggaattactcttcctatctgggacaagtccagaatctattcccaaaactgaacttgacttggtaacCCACAAAGCTTTcaactgcaaagtgctaacccaacttgcaagggtaCACAACACAGacgtacaaaggacctctaatgacatctatgactttttcttttaattttgcatactctgccttttttcgctctatggctttttcatataaacctcactgtttgcctttttccatgagactcaagacagacaaaattaaacagaaaaattaaaaaatgaagaacattgaaggaaAAGAACTTCTGTTAGTTTGAGTAGCTATAGGAACACTGTGCTTTCactatttttcttgcttcaagccctggctgttctcccttatttatagaaagggaagcctccacggttgaaactgttgaaccaagctaaacttcttcttcttcatgcaaaaccggttcggccagagagagaggagaggaaactgaatgtaaaacccaacatgcaattacctctgtatCTTTTCTTTACACCAAGCTTCACCAATCTGAGCCATCCAACTTGATTTACACTCCAAGAAAGATCCCTAGCCCTTGATGTGTTCTTGATGCATGACAGCTCCTCCTGCTCCACTTTTACTTCCTCCTTTACGTAGCCTCCCTAGCTAtcttctgtgatgagtgaacaCAAAGCAGAGACGAGCTATGCCTCtgagatcttcttcctctgactgaaatcttcttcttccatttttggtatggagagcatgagcttacttcaccaaatcttacctaTTTTTGGTGAAGATCtgccacagcatactttttgttttctttttcttgccatcattacaatggtcttgttacttgcttcttcttctctacGGTAGCTTACCATAGCTTCCATGTTTTCCTGAGAAGTGACCGAGAGTGAGAAGAGAGAGtagaaagagaaattaaaattgctTTCAATGAAACTAAGAGAGAATGAGAGTGAATTAATTTTCCACTTCCTTTGTTTGTGAGTAACGTGTAGCATCATTAAAGCCATCAAatcacttttctctttctctttcatgtTTCCAATGCAAGTAAATTcaagttaattgaatttgaaatccatTACAAATTGAAAGTGGGATCCGTTGTAACCATGGAATTTTGCTTTCTTTCAATATTGGTTTCGGACCAAACTTTGGTCTTAGTAGCAAAGATTCCAATTGGACTTATATCACAATTTCTGGCCCAAATAACATAACCATGATTTCAGCCACCATAATCACAACAATTTAATATCAAGGCTGAGAAAAATATTCCAATGGACTTGTTATATTTCAGCCCAATAGCAAAATCTGCAtagcaaaattattttaattaacatatatgaattgaaattaaattaataattttataattaattgttttaataatgtttgatcatcatcaatttaaattagaattttccaaactcatcatgtATTGTATTATTAGTGCCTTAGTTACATCAGAGACTACTCATATATATAGTCATGCATGACTATCAAGAAGAGACCAAGAAGAGGTAGTTAGAAACTAAACTACTCTGCAGTAACAAACTCAGAAATTATCACAACCCAATTGACTTCAGTAGCTAATTATTTAATCTTAGTAGTACTCTTAAAACACCCTCATTCAGTCTTGCATGTTGATGTTGTCTGCTAGCTGATATTTTGGACTTGAACAATATCTTACAAAGTTTTGTCTTAATTAAAAGTAATCAAAGTGAAACACCCTTTGAATACCAAATTCCAAAGTGAAAAATCTTACAGAACAGTAGACCCCACACGGAGCATATGAAATGATAAGGCAGTTTCTGTTTTATTTCTACGTTGACTGACTTTGAGAAACTTAATTATTCAGCATTGCATCCATTCTCACTCTTTCTTTAATCACTCACTCTTCTTTATATTTTTATCACTTTCTTTTAGTTTTCTGAGACTCAACACTCCCAACATTCATACAACTTTCTATCCTTCTTTCTTATCATGCCTCTGCAatcttccttctcctccttttccacccattcttcttcttcttcttccttcgacTATGCATGGGAATATGATGTGTTTATTAGTTTCAGAGGCGAAGATACTCGCTATGGTTTCACTGGCAACCTCTACAAAGCTCTTTCTGATAAAGGAGTCCATACCTTCATTGATGATGAGGAGCTTCAAAGAGGAGACGAAATCACACCCTCACTTCTCAAGGCAATTGAAGAGTCCAGGATTGCCATCATTGTCCTCTCTCCTAactatgcttcttcttctttttgcttAGACGAGCTTGTCCACATCCTTCACTGCATCAAGGGAAATGATCGCCTGGTTTTACCGGTTTTCTATGAGGCTGATCCTTCTGATGTGCGCCATCAAAGAAATAGTTTCGGAGAAGCAATGGCCAAGCATGAAGAGAAATTCAAGAGTGACTTGAACAAGGTGCACAAATGGAAGCAGGCTCTGCATCAAGTTGCTAATTTGTCAGGATATCATTTCAAACACGGGTAACTTCACTTCATATACTTCTTTCTGATCTGTAATTGTTTTtcgtttataaaaaatattactattttGCTTCGTAATAAGAATCTGTGTGTATTTGGCAGGGATGGATATGAACATAAGTTTATCAGAAATATTGTGGAAGAAATTTCAAGAAAGATTAGACGTTCACAGTTATTTGTTGCTCGTTTTCCTGTTGGACTAGATTCACTAGATTCTCGAGTGTCAAAAGTAATTTCACTtttgagaatgaattctagtgatCAAGTTCACATGGTAGGGATTCATGGAGTTGGTGGAATAGGAAAAACAGCACTTGCTTGTGCTGTTCATAATTTGATTGTTGACCATTTTGACGGTACGTGCTTTCTTGCAAATGTGAGAGAAAACTCAAAGAGACATGGCTTGGCTTATCTTCAAAATATCCTTCTCTCTGAGATATTAGGAAAGGAGGAAATTAAGATAGTCAGTGTTCAACAAGGAACTACTCAAATTCAACGAAGACTATGTCAAAAAAAAGTTCTTTTGATTTTAGATGACGTTGATGATCACAAGCAACTACAAGCTATGGCTGGAAAACCTAACTGGTTTGGTCTTGGAAGCAGAGTTATCATTACAACACGGGACACACATTTGCTAAAATATCATGGTGTTGAAAACACACATGAGGTAGAGGGATTAAATGAGGCAGAGTCTTCTCAATTGCTTGTTAAACATGCATTTAAAAATGGTTATGTTAGCAGCCCAAGTTATGCAGATGTTTTGACCCGTACAATAACTTATGCTTCTGGTCTTCCATTGGCTTTGGAAGTAATAGGTAGTCACTTGTGTGGAAAAAAAGTAGAAGAATGGGAATCTGCATTGAATAAATTTGAAAGACATCTTGATGATAAAATACATGAGATATTTCAAGTAAGTTTTGATGCTTTGGGAAAAGAAGAGCAGAGTGTTTTTCTTGATATTGCCTGTTGTTTTAAAGGATATAAAATAGAGGAACTTACAAATATACTTCAAGCTCATTATGGAAGTTGCATGAAATATCATATTGGAGTATTGGTTGAAAAATCTCTCATGAAGATCAATCGGGATGATAACAATGTGACAATGCATGATTTGATAGAGAACATGGGCAAAGAAATTGCACTAAAAGAATCACCAGAAATGCCTGGAAAGCGTGGTAGGTTATGGTTCTACGAAGATATAGTTAAAGTTTTACAAGATAATCTAGTAAGTAATAAATTTCTCTAACAACTTTGTTGAAAGTCCTTATTTATGCATTTGTACCTTTATTAATTCATGCTTTTAATTTTGTGTTGAAAGGGCACTAGCACCATTGAAATCATATATTTGGAATTTCCCTTATTGGAAAGGGAAGGAGATGAAGATTcatttgaaaaagaggaaaataAAGATGTTGAAGTAAAATGGGACGGAACAGCTTTTAAAGAGATGAAAAATCTCAAAACGCTTATCATAAAAAATGGTTGTTTTTCTAAATGTCCCAAAAATCTTCCAAACAGTTTAAGGGTATTGGAATGGTGGAGATATCCTTCAGAGTGGCTACCAAATGATTTTCAACCAAAGAAACTCTCCATACTCAAGTTATTGAATAATCTCTATTTAGCACACAAGTTGGATAGCTTATCCAAGGTAGTGTGTGCTAAattcttttttatgattttgtgttTTAGTAACTTGATATGAAGTTTATTTGTTtgactatttttctttgttttaatttttttcagaaGTTGGTGAgtttaaaagttttgaattttttcttgttttctctccAGATGTTGATCTCCTTGAAAGTTTTGAAGTTTGATTACAGTGATTCTTTGAAAAAGATACCAGATGTCTCCAATCTTCAACTTTTAGAAGAATTTTCTTGTGTAAGATGtagtaatttagtctcagttGACAGTTCAGTTGGTTTTTTacctaaacttaaaatattggaTACTGCATTCTGCTTCGAGCTCAGAAGTTTTCCACCTGTTATTAATTTGCCCTCACTGGAAGAACTCGTTCTACTTGGATGCTTAAGCCTTGAGAAATTTCCAGAAATTCTGGAAGAGATGGAAAATCTAAAAGAGCTTTATTTGTGGTGCACTGGCATAAAAGATTTGCCATCTTCATTTTGTAACCTTTCTAGATTGCGGCGTTTGACTTTGAATGCGAATGAAATGCATAGAATACCAAGTGTCATTTGCATGATGCCAAGCCTGGATTTTTGTGATATTGAGCTAGGAGGAAATAAGGGGAGGGTATCAGGAGAGCAGGAAGAGGGGCTTCATGGAATACTCACTCACTCcctgccctcttcacatatgcgTCGTCTTTATGTCAGAGACAGCAATTTGTCAGATGACTTTTTTCCACTAGCTGTTGCATGGTTTCCCAATGTGATATCTTTAGTTCTAGGAGGCAATAATTTCACAGTCCTTCCTGAATGCATCCAACAATTTCGCTTTCTGAAGGAGCTCCTTGTGAATGATTGCAAGCATCTTCGGGAGATTAGAGGGATTCCACCGTGCTTGACAAACTTCTCAGCAGTAAACTGCAAATCATTGAGTGAGAGGGGCACAAGCGTGTTACTCAATCAGGTTTCgttactttttaataattaagaatGCAGATGACATCATAAttcatattaaattaataatgtatGCTAAACTACCGCTTCTGCATTATGAATGAATGACAGCAAGTGCACCAGGGTAGAAGCACCCACTTTGTGATGCCAGGTGGAAGCATTCCAAGGTGGTTTGAGAGGCGCAGTAGTGGAGCTTGCATTTCTTTCTGGTTTCGTGGCACCAAATTCCCTTACAATGCTCTTTGCTTTGCAATTCTACTCAAAGATGACTTCCCTTCCCCACTTGAATTAAGACCCATTGTGACCATCAATGGCAACCTAGGTTCATATCGATTCGAGAGAGCAATggatcaattatttatttttaatctgaACAGTGATCCTTATTATGAAGCACTACATCTTGAAAGAGGATGGAATCATGCGAAGCTTTCATATGAAGCATATAAGAATTATGAGGATCATAAGGAAAAGGTCCCAAGTGAGTCAAttggaaaagagattggaatGCACGTATGGAAGGAAGAGAGTAGTAGTATAATGGAAGATATTCGATTCACTGATCCATACAAAATGACACAACTAATTATAATGATGATCATGCTCTCAATAGCATTCCCCAACCATAAGAACCACCCCTTGCTCCTGGATACATGCATTGGTTTGTGGATGTTGCTGTTTCTAACACACACACTTTCTGGATATTAACTGTCAGTTAGGAAGGAGGGTAGGGAGGATTCAATATCAGGCTATCAGCATCCGCACACAGCTATATGGCTGTCCTCACCTGTGTATGTCAAagtgtaattattattattaattgtggcACTTCCCTTGCTAGTTTTGCATCTGCTTGTTTGATTAAATATGAAATAGAGATGACCATTCAATATGTTACTTGCTACTTTGAGCAACTTTTTTGTATCAtacatttataatatatattgaatGATTCTGAAATTGTAACACAATGCAATTGCAAAGCAAATAGATGGGGTACCACTGGGCACTGGCGTGTGTCCAAGGTAAATTACTCATTTTAGTTGTCCCATTCATTttgatcaataatattttttcaacATACTTTGGGAATCAGTtttacatttatataatatattacgTTGAAGGGCTCTTAATATGTAAAGAAATGGGTACTAACCTAGGAATACGAACAAGGTGTATGGTTTTCTCAATGCCATGCTTTCCTGAATCCTCAGTGCAATCTCAAGGCCAATGTATAACCCTATTGCGCATAGTTAATTTGAATCTTTGTTATTTGCTTTACATTAAGTTTTTCCTTCTTTCATTTACTCATTACTTTTTAGGCAACAAGAGAAGAAGACATGTTAACATCTGGCTTTCGGTTTTATTTGCTCATTGGGTTCAAAAGAGGAATTTTTATTGATGTAGATACTGTCTTTAAATTTGGCAGTTAGTACAATGTTTAGCAACAACTTACTTGATAATTGATGTAtagatggagagagagagagtaacatAGTTTGTTCTTGTTCATGTAGCAGAATTCCTGCTTCAGCAATGG
Encoded here:
- the LOC112751491 gene encoding disease resistance protein RPV1 isoform X2 — translated: MPLQSSFSSFSTHSSSSSSFDYAWEYDVFISFRGEDTRYGFTGNLYKALSDKGVHTFIDDEELQRGDEITPSLLKAIEESRIAIIVLSPNYASSSFCLDELVHILHCIKGNDRLVLPVFYEADPSDVRHQRNSFGEAMAKHEEKFKSDLNKVHKWKQALHQVANLSGYHFKHGDGYEHKFIRNIVEEISRKIRRSQLFVARFPVGLDSLDSRVSKVISLLRMNSSDQVHMVGIHGVGGIGKTALACAVHNLIVDHFDGTCFLANVRENSKRHGLAYLQNILLSEILGKEEIKIVSVQQGTTQIQRRLCQKKVLLILDDVDDHKQLQAMAGKPNWFGLGSRVIITTRDTHLLKYHGVENTHEVEGLNEAESSQLLVKHAFKNGYVSSPSYADVLTRTITYASGLPLALEVIGSHLCGKKVEEWESALNKFERHLDDKIHEIFQVSFDALGKEEQSVFLDIACCFKGYKIEELTNILQAHYGSCMKYHIGVLVEKSLMKINRDDNNVTMHDLIENMGKEIALKESPEMPGKRGRLWFYEDIVKVLQDNLMLISLKVLKFDYSDSLKKIPDVSNLQLLEEFSCVRCSNLVSVDSSVGFLPKLKILDTAFCFELRSFPPVINLPSLEELVLLGCLSLEKFPEILEEMENLKELYLWCTGIKDLPSSFCNLSRLRRLTLNANEMHRIPSVICMMPSLDFCDIELGGNKGRVSGEQEEGLHGILTHSLPSSHMRRLYVRDSNLSDDFFPLAVAWFPNVISLVLGGNNFTVLPECIQQFRFLKELLVNDCKHLREIRGIPPCLTNFSAVNCKSLSERGTSVLLNQQVHQGRSTHFVMPGGSIPRWFERRSSGACISFWFRGTKFPYNALCFAILLKDDFPSPLELRPIVTINGNLGSYRFERAMDQLFIFNLNSDPYYEALHLERGWNHAKLSYEAYKNYEDHKEKVPSESIGKEIGMHVWKEESSSIMEDIRFTDPYKMTQLIIMMIMLSIAFPNHKNHPLLLDTCIGLWMLLFLTHTLSGY
- the LOC112751491 gene encoding disease resistance protein Roq1 isoform X1 — protein: MPLQSSFSSFSTHSSSSSSFDYAWEYDVFISFRGEDTRYGFTGNLYKALSDKGVHTFIDDEELQRGDEITPSLLKAIEESRIAIIVLSPNYASSSFCLDELVHILHCIKGNDRLVLPVFYEADPSDVRHQRNSFGEAMAKHEEKFKSDLNKVHKWKQALHQVANLSGYHFKHGDGYEHKFIRNIVEEISRKIRRSQLFVARFPVGLDSLDSRVSKVISLLRMNSSDQVHMVGIHGVGGIGKTALACAVHNLIVDHFDGTCFLANVRENSKRHGLAYLQNILLSEILGKEEIKIVSVQQGTTQIQRRLCQKKVLLILDDVDDHKQLQAMAGKPNWFGLGSRVIITTRDTHLLKYHGVENTHEVEGLNEAESSQLLVKHAFKNGYVSSPSYADVLTRTITYASGLPLALEVIGSHLCGKKVEEWESALNKFERHLDDKIHEIFQVSFDALGKEEQSVFLDIACCFKGYKIEELTNILQAHYGSCMKYHIGVLVEKSLMKINRDDNNVTMHDLIENMGKEIALKESPEMPGKRGRLWFYEDIVKVLQDNLGTSTIEIIYLEFPLLEREGDEDSFEKEENKDVEVKWDGTAFKEMKNLKTLIIKNGCFSKCPKNLPNSLRVLEWWRYPSEWLPNDFQPKKLSILKLLNNLYLAHKLDSLSKMLISLKVLKFDYSDSLKKIPDVSNLQLLEEFSCVRCSNLVSVDSSVGFLPKLKILDTAFCFELRSFPPVINLPSLEELVLLGCLSLEKFPEILEEMENLKELYLWCTGIKDLPSSFCNLSRLRRLTLNANEMHRIPSVICMMPSLDFCDIELGGNKGRVSGEQEEGLHGILTHSLPSSHMRRLYVRDSNLSDDFFPLAVAWFPNVISLVLGGNNFTVLPECIQQFRFLKELLVNDCKHLREIRGIPPCLTNFSAVNCKSLSERGTSVLLNQQVHQGRSTHFVMPGGSIPRWFERRSSGACISFWFRGTKFPYNALCFAILLKDDFPSPLELRPIVTINGNLGSYRFERAMDQLFIFNLNSDPYYEALHLERGWNHAKLSYEAYKNYEDHKEKVPSESIGKEIGMHVWKEESSSIMEDIRFTDPYKMTQLIIMMIMLSIAFPNHKNHPLLLDTCIGLWMLLFLTHTLSGY